The uncultured Bacteroides sp. genome has a segment encoding these proteins:
- a CDS encoding TlpA disulfide reductase family protein codes for MKRRILALGIAALAFTLAHAQEKSTLHLSGTTNGVSTGKVYLHKFIDKYYTVIDSARIQKGTFSFSTKAVLPEVYGISLGTKDSPYMLFLDKNQITIKLDSADQYRNTQVNGSAQHALFVQYKQQEDVKIDQFIKQHPSSIVAVYALYRDFSYRLTPAEIQANIKLLAPALQKTNYVQVLNNLIKTWDKVAVGKQAPEFSAKTPEGTTVSLSNRLGKGYLLIDFWASWCSGCRKENPGIVKVYNKYKDKGFDILGVSLDRTKDKWVKAIADDHLDWTQVSELKFWQSDAVTKYGIRVIPSNVLVDSKGTIVARNLFGEDLDKLLYQLLSK; via the coding sequence ATGAAAAGAAGAATTTTAGCACTAGGCATTGCAGCATTAGCCTTTACTTTGGCACATGCGCAAGAGAAAAGTACGTTGCATCTTAGTGGCACAACAAATGGAGTTTCAACAGGAAAAGTGTATCTGCACAAGTTTATAGATAAATACTATACTGTTATTGACTCGGCACGCATACAGAAAGGAACATTCTCTTTCTCAACAAAAGCAGTGCTCCCCGAAGTTTATGGTATTTCTTTAGGTACTAAAGATAGTCCTTACATGCTGTTTCTGGATAAGAATCAGATAACAATAAAGCTCGATTCTGCAGATCAGTATAGAAATACACAGGTAAATGGTTCGGCTCAGCACGCTCTTTTTGTTCAGTATAAACAGCAGGAAGATGTGAAGATTGATCAGTTTATTAAGCAACATCCCTCTTCTATTGTGGCTGTTTACGCATTATACAGAGATTTTTCCTACAGACTGACACCTGCCGAGATACAAGCAAATATAAAACTGCTTGCTCCGGCATTACAGAAAACAAACTATGTGCAGGTTCTCAATAATCTGATTAAAACATGGGATAAAGTAGCTGTAGGAAAGCAGGCTCCTGAATTCTCGGCAAAAACCCCTGAAGGCACAACTGTAAGCCTGTCAAACCGCCTTGGTAAAGGATACCTGCTCATTGATTTCTGGGCATCGTGGTGTTCCGGTTGCAGAAAGGAAAATCCCGGAATAGTAAAAGTCTACAATAAATACAAAGACAAAGGTTTTGATATCCTGGGCGTTTCATTGGACAGAACAAAAGATAAATGGGTAAAGGCCATAGCCGACGACCATTTGGACTGGACACAAGTATCAGAATTAAAGTTCTGGCAGAGTGATGCTGTAACCAAGTATGGCATAAGAGTGATTCCATCTAATGTTCTGGTAGATTCAAAAGGAACTATCGTTGCCAGAAACCTTTTTGGTGAAGATCTGGATAAGTTGTTATATCAGTTGTTAAGTAAGTAA
- a CDS encoding YdeI/OmpD-associated family protein: MIETFQAEDRSIWRNWLESNFQTQREVWLIFPNKLSGIKSVSYNDAVEEALCFGWIDSTVRSYTETSTIQRYSVRNPSSSYSQLNKERIALLYNNNLIHPLVVDSIKNIINQKYTFPADILNELKKDSVTWENYCLFSDSYKRIRLAYIEAARNRPEEFNKRLNHFIKKTKANKLIIARGSEKYY; this comes from the coding sequence ATGATAGAGACATTTCAAGCTGAGGACAGATCTATCTGGAGAAATTGGCTGGAAAGCAATTTTCAAACACAAAGAGAGGTATGGCTTATCTTCCCGAATAAATTATCGGGCATAAAATCTGTGTCATATAATGATGCTGTTGAGGAAGCTTTATGTTTTGGATGGATTGACAGTACTGTAAGGTCTTATACAGAAACCAGCACAATACAACGCTATTCGGTCAGAAATCCTTCAAGTTCTTATTCTCAATTAAATAAGGAGCGGATAGCATTGTTATACAACAACAACCTGATTCATCCTCTGGTAGTGGATTCAATAAAAAACATCATCAATCAGAAATATACTTTTCCGGCAGATATTCTCAATGAACTCAAAAAAGATTCTGTTACGTGGGAGAACTATTGTCTTTTTTCTGATTCATATAAGAGAATTCGCCTTGCATACATCGAAGCTGCCCGTAACAGGCCGGAGGAATTTAATAAACGATTGAACCACTTTATAAAAAAGACAAAGGCTAATAAATTAATTATAGCACGAGGGTCTGAGAAATATTATTGA
- a CDS encoding AAA family ATPase: MDRIVIKGYKSFKELDIELRNINVLIGSNGSGKSNFLSFFEFLNRLYEQKLQEYVALNGGVEKMLHKGSKITEEINAKISFGYNAYSFDLKKGDDYFVFLNELIWYNKQGLHINKLQNEAKIKSYTGMSRGDDIKKYLTDIKKYHFHDTGKNSPFNKDSNIRNDIYFLYEKGDNLAAYLWSIQDKHPIVYNRILRMIQSIAPYFSDFYFHPGASETVRLQWQDKYSSTIYGPTDLSDGTLRFIALATLFLQPVLPGSIIIDEPELGLHPLAIQKLAGMIKSVAAKGTQVIIATQSTDLVSLFEPDDVITVNQNNGETTLQRLSSTDLSQWLEDYSLGDLWKQNIIKGGQPQ, from the coding sequence ATGGATAGAATAGTAATTAAAGGATATAAGTCTTTCAAAGAACTGGATATTGAACTCCGCAATATTAATGTGCTTATTGGTTCCAATGGTTCCGGAAAGAGTAACTTTTTATCTTTTTTTGAGTTCCTGAATCGTCTTTACGAGCAGAAACTTCAGGAATATGTAGCCCTGAATGGTGGTGTTGAAAAGATGCTTCATAAAGGGAGTAAAATAACAGAAGAGATTAATGCAAAGATTTCTTTTGGGTACAATGCTTATTCATTCGACCTGAAAAAAGGAGACGACTATTTTGTTTTTCTTAATGAACTAATTTGGTATAATAAGCAAGGACTTCATATTAATAAATTGCAGAATGAAGCCAAGATTAAGTCTTACACCGGCATGTCAAGAGGTGATGATATTAAAAAGTACCTGACAGATATTAAGAAATACCATTTTCACGATACAGGAAAAAATTCACCTTTTAATAAAGATAGTAATATACGTAACGATATTTATTTCCTTTATGAAAAAGGAGATAATCTGGCAGCTTATTTGTGGAGTATTCAAGATAAACACCCAATTGTTTATAACCGTATATTAAGAATGATTCAGAGCATAGCTCCTTACTTCTCTGACTTTTATTTTCATCCGGGAGCTTCTGAAACTGTTCGTTTGCAATGGCAGGATAAGTACAGTTCTACAATTTACGGTCCAACAGATTTGTCGGACGGAACATTACGCTTCATAGCTTTGGCTACACTATTTCTGCAACCTGTTTTGCCCGGTTCTATAATTATTGATGAGCCGGAATTAGGACTTCATCCATTGGCGATACAAAAACTAGCCGGCATGATAAAATCTGTTGCTGCAAAAGGTACTCAGGTAATTATTGCTACACAAAGCACTGATCTGGTAAGCTTGTTTGAACCAGACGATGTAATAACCGTAAATCAGAATAATGGAGAAACAACATTGCAACGTTTATCAAGCACTGATCTCTCTCAGTGGTTGGAGGACTATTCTTTGGGCGATTTGTGGAAGCAAAACATTATAAAAGGGGGACAGCCGCAATGA